A region of the Gambusia affinis linkage group LG11, SWU_Gaff_1.0, whole genome shotgun sequence genome:
tcatatttgatatatttttcaataaatatcacTTTAGATAGCCGAATAATTTAATGTATCGCTTTTTAATCCACTTTGGTTGATTGTGGGATTtaaaaagagcaagaaaaaatatCAGTTCGGTTTTATTGCTGAGGACAACCTAATTAAATAAGATCAGGAGGGTCTTTAGCTTGTGACAGTGAATAATCTCCAGATACATAAAACCACCGCAGCCTCCTGCTCATCGGAGAGAGGCGCACCCAGGACTCACCCTCCGCCTCCGCCCACCAAACCCCTCCCCTTCCACCCTCAAAACTATTTAGCATCTGAAGTTGGGacaaaatttccaaaaaacatttttttagaacaaaaataatactttcTGCGAGAGTAGACGCGGGCCAGCCACCAGAGTGAGCTTCGGCGTGTTAGAAGAAGAGCATCTCTAAAAgttcttctcctcctttctAAGGATTTACATTTATCCTGTAACCACGGCTTCGAAGGTGGACACCGTTTTTTCCTCCCTGTCTCTACATTTCTTcaagaaagaaatggaagagGGCTCCAGCTCCCCGGTCTCCCCTGTGGATAGTCTGGTGACGAGCGAGGAGGAGCCGGAGCGGCAGCAGAAGCGCTTCTCCAGGAAGAGGAGGCACAGCAAGAAGTCCGGAGAGGACAGCAGCGGGAGCAGCCCCGGTACCGGGCCGGGGAAGCGGGGCAAGAAGCCCAGCCCGAGCAGCAACCAGTCGTACGAGGAGCTGCAGAACCAGCGGGTCCTGGCGAACGTGCGGGAGCGTCAGCGGACTCAGTCTCTGAACGAGGCCTTCGCGTCTCTACGCAAAATTATCCCCACGCTGCCCTCGGACAAACTGAGCAAGATCCAGACTCTGAAGCTGGCCTCCAGGTACATAGACTTTCTGTGCCAGGTGCTGCAGAGCGACGAGATGGACAGCAAGATGTCCAGCTGTAGCTACGTAGCGCACGAGAGACTCAGTTACGCGTTCTCGGTGTGGAGGATGGAGGGCGCCTGGTCCATGTCAGCATCCCACTAGCAGTCAGAGACAAACACAATGCCAAAGCGGTGGGTACACTGAGACGTGAGAGCTTTCAGTTTATTGTTCCAAATGTAATCGTTTCTATCCTTATCATCcataattttcattaaaatatgctCAGACCCACGCATCCAGCTGACAGTagatattaaaagaaaattgtggagTGGGTTAAAAAAACTTTCGGATTTGTTCCAATGAATCTCTGAGCTGCGAGAGTTTCTAATTAGAATTTTGTAGATCCGGCCAGAGGCAGAATCAAGCTAAGCAGCAACTTAGAGCCTCCAAACTTCCTGGGTCCCCAGCAGGCCTTCTCACACTCAAAAACGCACATTTGTTTGAATTcactcagattttaaaaagcagctcattgttatgattttaaaaacagtctgataaatattttactgctcATAATTAGAGTTTTTTGCATAGAGAAGCATGTAGCAGGTTGGGACTTCAggtcccttaaaaaaaaaatctgcattaaatTCATTAGGATTTGTTGAAATCTTtgaagagcaaaagaaaactttttaattactttaattagTTTGTATTACTAGAAATTAAGAAGtctgtaaaacataaaagtgttttaaattgcTTGTGTTTCAATCAAACTGTATGAATatgaggaacaggaagtgaattactaaatacaagaataataaatttataatacaaaattagaattatgtataaaataatgaataactctattaataaaaaatatgacagaaataaacaaacagtaatGAAAGTAATGAAAAGTTGATCAAGTTcagtgttttgatttaaaatgtgaaatatggaGATGTGATGACACATCACATATAAAAGATAAAGTTCATcgtatatccatccatccatccatccagttgGATTGAATTACCTCCACCCAAATGCAGCAACACTTAACATCTCTGTCTATTTGACTGCTGtcgctttaaaaacaaaaatacagagaaaaaaggCCATTAAAATTCATGTTTAGTGTTCATTGGAGGGAAATACATTGAACATGTTAGAAAAAACAGCactgtatgtttgttttatttattttgagattttttttttagcaaactccTAATAagatttctaataataataataataataataataataataataataataataataataataataataataataataataatctgccGGTTTACTGTACTGATTAAACTCGGCCTCCACCAGCAGGCCCAAATTGCTTTCTATGTGAAAGACAAGCTATGAATATGAAATCAGCGGTTTTGTGGTCCTTGGTGGGTGAAGGACTTCCCCCAAAATCTAATTGTGCTCCAGGCCCCACACAACCTTTGACCGGCACTGGCGTCTTGTAACGGGTCTGCATCTGAATGCTGCAGCTTCTGATCTTTAGGCGGAACAGAGCCATCACTGAGCATCCAGCTGGATGCTCGGGTCAGATATCTAGATAGTGAAGGTGCTATTCGTCCTGTTTCCAACAGAAGATCACAATAAACCTGAGACTTGTACTTCTCTTCTTGACATGGGTGATAAAGGGGAGGGAGGAGATTTGAAATGCAGGAGTGCGCCGAAAAAGGAGCGCAGCAGCTGTGGTGCCATCACGGCTAATTTATATCCGCAATAGAGGCTTTTCCTGCGCGCAGACCGCAGGAATGGGCAGCTCGGCTGGACATGAAAAGTTCAAGTCGGTGcaagataataaaaacagaggaacGCATTAACGAGCAGTCAGCCTGCGGTTACAGAGgacttttttaaatgtagatttgcAGCCTAGCCTTACGTTCTGGTTGTTCCCTTTTAACCAAACTTAAACTCATCTGTTCGTACACTTTGCTGCACTGACTTTTTAGGAAGTGTTTTAATTGTCACACAAATAGTTCATTGACTTCTTATTATGGTTATTAAGGTTGGCCGGTCATTATATTCAGGCAAAAatagttgaaaatattttaacccATGTAAAGACTAAAACTTGGGTCTGAATAAAGACATTAACTTTTTAGACACATGTTGAACGTAGTTTGACGTCTTTTCACCTTCCActttacatttccttttagaCCGAAGGGAATATAATCTAAAGGCCTATTTACAACTTTTGCTCGTGTTCAGGATGAAAAAAGTGTCGCATGAGATGCGCATTAGgctaaaatcacatgtgatgaTCATATCTGATCCGATCCACATgtaaataacagtaaaatatatgttttacagacggattgtatttgaaacctGCCATTTAGCTAACCTTTCaaatccaataataataatacatatttttaagtgAAACATAGAACATTATTTTTCGTAAGTATAATTTGTTGggttcaaacaataaaaatcaaatcagcCAGGTTGTTCTCTTCAGAAGAAAGACCTCTGAGCGTATTTGCATATTATTTGAGTGAGACCATTAAAACCCCGCAGGAACTGCTTTCTATTGTTATAGGATTGTGCCTCAGGTGCCTTCTAATAAATTTGCAGCTGGaccagtcacataaaaaacAGCCCATATGGTTTTACTCAGTTCAGGGGTTCATAATTGATTCATTAAGGACTTCCCGCTTTCTCTCAGAATTCAGATTGTGTGTATTTCAGTGATTTGTGAGACTTAATGAGtatttctctgttctttttttcttctatttcagACTGTTTGCTTCCGAATTATGTAAAAGAGATTATTGAAGAACTGATTGACCTCAGAGGCCAAGGATGGAGCAGAGGCGTGATGTGGCCCACGaagtgtgtatgcgtgtgtgtgcgtgagtgtgtgtggacGCAGATTCATCACACCGCGGAGGATAGAACTGTGCAAAGTGCGCAGCGGGCCAACACAGATCCGCCAGCTGTGCGCATTTACGGCCTGAACTCTCACTAAAgccttcctttaaaaaaaaaccatggagatttattttgtttttcaaagactTTAAGCCAGATTATGaatttatatatagatatatgaaAGCATATTGTACATATTTGTGTAACTATATCCTGCAAGGGGACCAATGCAATTCGGAGTCTTTTCGCTGCATGGGGTTTATTCCAACGACTTCCTTCTAAGTTTTGTCCAGTTTccactgttgtttttgtttatttattaaacgggtattttttctaaacaacaacaaaaaaaatgtacttctgtgttttttcacatatacttaaaaactcattaaaatgttCGGTTTAATAAGTTTGAATAACAAAGTAGAACTGGCTCTCGTTGAAGGGATTTTTCCCTCTGTGTGTTGGGTGTGAGAAGTTGCCCTTTCCCCTCCCCTCTGCGCTTGTTATGGAAAGAAAAccctgcttaaaaaaaaaagaaaaacagagccCATAAAGATCCGGCTTCATTAAGGGCGCAGGAAATAAAGTTCAGCCACATAAAGTGTTTGTGCGCTTTTATAACTAGGCAATCAGTGTTTAAACTGCGACTCCTTCGACCGCAGATAAGGACAATAACTCCGccaaaggttaaaaaaaataaagacaaataaataaaagacctCAAAATTACGACTGAATAAATTCTTTTGAGTTTAAAACGTTCAGCTGTTTACATCCAGCTTTCACAGACGTGGTTCTAGATACAATCTGAGCGTAAAACAG
Encoded here:
- the twist2 gene encoding twist-related protein 2, yielding MEEGSSSPVSPVDSLVTSEEEPERQQKRFSRKRRHSKKSGEDSSGSSPGTGPGKRGKKPSPSSNQSYEELQNQRVLANVRERQRTQSLNEAFASLRKIIPTLPSDKLSKIQTLKLASRYIDFLCQVLQSDEMDSKMSSCSYVAHERLSYAFSVWRMEGAWSMSASH